From the Acipenser ruthenus chromosome 5, fAciRut3.2 maternal haplotype, whole genome shotgun sequence genome, the window ACCTTTCTATTCAAGAATAATACCAATACGCattttttcttccctttttttttccAGTATCATCAACGGTTTTGCACTACCTTTAAAAGCAGAACACAAACAGTTTCTAATGAAGGTTTTGATTCCTATGCACACAGCTAAGGGTCTGGCCCTGTTTCACGCACAGGTAGGTTTTTTgcacaatatttcaatatttcccTTTTGTTCTCCTGGCATGATTCACATtcagaaatgcaaacaaaaaaaacaaggttaGGTATCTTGTCTGTAGGAAGTGGACTGTGTTATAGGAAGGACTCCTGAGTGCAAGGCTCAGGTGGGGTCTAATATAGTTCTACTGTGTTTATCCTTcacaaattcctttttttaatgtcCAAGTAAGATAGCAAGATCGTGAGGAAACCCTGTATATGTCACACAGGAGGGTAGGGGGAAAAGTGgtgaaatatttagtttttttttattgaattggtCATGGGCACTTGTTTGGTTATGGTGACCTACTCATAAACTCACATGTTCTCTACCATCtgcttttcaaatgaaatgctgTAACACTATTGGAGACAGTTAATGTAttgtaacaaatacaattatggaTGTATCTTTTATATTAACAACTATTATGAAGTTGACAGCACTGGAAGTGTCAAATTAGAATGTGGTTAAAGGTATACTATGAAGAAACAAAGGATGTTCGTTATTATTTCACCTCATAATTCATTATTCTGAAGCTGTTGCTTAAACTTACACTCTTGACTGAAACTACATATGTATGATTTAAATGAATGTACAACCTTCATCTTTTAGAgagttgtgttctgttttttcttgtttttcttgcAGCTGGCCTACTGTGTTGTACAGTTCTTGGAAAAAGACCCCACCCTTACTGAAACggtaaactacttttttttttcctccattaTGCTTGAGCACACACAATGCGGGTGATACTTCTATTATAAAACagactttatatacagtattttgatagtACCATGCTTGAACGTGACTTTTACAGACTTATTTACAGCAGTTTGTCTTTTGCTTTGCATATGAGCTCTTGGTATTTAGAttgctctctgtctgtgtttaGTATAGGAGGATAGCTTGTTTCATTGTAATAGATGTTCACGtgattttaatgtgtatttgtacaGGTCATTAGAGGATTGCTGAAGTTTTGGCCAAAAACTTGCAGTCAAAAGGAggtgggtttgtgtttgtctttttttttgtaattttgttcttcaaatgtaatttaaattctGAGTGATTCTGGGTTCCTTTACTCTACTATTCAGTTACCATTTTCTCTAATCTTCCTTTTTACCAGACttgagcttgtctagagaatCGGAAGTGCTCTGACTAACTGATTTCCTTATTCCGTTTAAGtcatgtcactgtgtgtgtgtgtgtgtgtgtgtgtgtgtgtgtgtgtgtgtgtgtgtctatatataggCAGATATAGAGAAAAATAGTAACACTCCCAGAATGATGGCAAACACCATACATtggtaaggggaaaaaaaaaaagagttgaaaTGACACATATCATAGActtgattttaaaatctgttcagacaaatcagtttgtttacattcactTTTGATTCTGGATCATGTTTATTGTTCATCAAACCACGTGATTTTGTGTTGTGTTCTTTCAGGTCATGTTCTTGGGTGAAATTGAGGAAATCCTTGATGTCATTGAGCCAACACAGTTTAAAAAGATTCAGGAACCTCTGTTCAAGCAGATAGCAAAGTGTGTCTCCAATCCTCACTTTCAGGTGAACCACCTTTTTTTTCCCAAAGCCTGGCAACTTAAATTGGATAAATCTCTGTTCACAAAATTACGGAACTAAAGTAGAATTTTGTGCAGAATTAATTAAACTTCACAGGGCAACACAGATCATTACTTTATGCTGAAACACAAAAGGAAAGATTTATACTTTAAGCTCCTGGGTGTTGAGGCAATTTGCTTTatttgtgggatcagaggactccCACTGACcatcctgagctgttgtggggattcGGTTGAaaaacaggctaaaataattgggcacacctaaataaaaaaaattaaaaatctgttTATTGTCATGCCAAGATTTAATCATTATGAACTTGTACCCTTCCTTGTGTGAAAAATGTTCTTATCTTCacccaaatatattttttagatgcttaaatatgaatataattgttacaatgtactttcaCAGGTAGCTGAACGAGCTTTATATTTCTGGAATAACGAATATATTCTGAGTCTAATTGAGGAAAACATTGACAAAATCCTACCAATTATGTTTGGTAGCTTGTACAGAATCTCCAAAGAGCACTGGAACCcgtaggtattttttttttgtttaaagaaagaaaacaaaaaatgtgttttaatatcttTCATAAACTAACCCATTCATTTTACTTAAATTGCATTTAACCGTTGAAGTCAAGTCTGTGTTTGCAAGAAACTAAAACTATTCCTTCTCATTTTCTTTTCAGGACAATTGTAGCACTGGTTTACAATGTTTTAAAGACATTAATGGAGTTGAACGGCACACTGTTTGATGAGTTAACCACGTCATATAAAGCAGAAAGACAACGGTATGCTCAAATCAAAACAAtcacaaaatgtgttttattatgcaTGGTAGTTCATTAAATGTCAGATTTAAGATCAGTTTGTTATATGTACCACATACGTTTAACTCGTACTGCGAAGGCACTCCCTGGATcgtaatgtgtgttttgtttgcttttcccTCCATCTGTgtaagagtgttttttttatacatgaccAAAATCCAgtgaaatgctttgtttttattttatgtatatagtCTAAAAAGTAATTTGACCAGTTTTTCCTGCTATTGCCAATAGTAAGTGAACTTTGTGTTGAGGCATCATGTAGGCTAAACTGCTCAAAGTAAATGACTGCACCAAAATACACTAAATTGCACCATACTAGCACAAAATAtgtaattacaatttttttttttttttttttttttatttcaagggtGTTTTAGTTGCTGAGGCTTTGGTACATTTAAACGATCCATTTCAATGTACTCTTTGTATTTTATCAGCTGCAATACATTTGGCTGAGTGAGTAGGCGGATGCTGAGAGCATGCAAGTTAGATGTCACTGTAATTGAAAGTTGCCACATTCATTTAAAGCCCTTATAATAATATGATGCAGACTACAGAAATGCTAATGGACACATTCCAGATGTGGAATTTAGATGTGTAGAAATTGAATGTCACAAATGCTAAAAGAAGATATACCCCAATGCTGTTTGTGCTGGACAGTGTGCCTTTCATGGGAGAAATATTtcactcccccccccaccccaccccaccccaccccacccccagttTCAGACAACCAGGATAGGCACAGCATGTGTAAAGTGGAGTTCTGCAAGAGACCCTAAAGCAGTTTCCACTGTCCAGTGATATTGTTTataatgggaaaagcatggtaaaactaaaaaatactgtggtaaacttgtataagggaggctgtgtggtccagtggttaaagaaaagggcttgtaaccaggaggtccccggttcaaatcccacctcacccactgactcactgtgtgaccctgagcaagtcacttaacctccttgtgctccgtctttcgggtgagacgtagttgtaagtgactctgcagctgatgcatagttcacacaccctagtctctgtaggtcgccttggataaaggcgtctgctaaataaacaaataataataataataagggtattTTACTACCCATTCTCATTCAGACCTGAATGGACCTACTTGTGGAGGGAGGGAAGGGCAATCTGCTTGCGCTTTGAGAATAGCGTTCAGAATGGGTTTGTGACAGTGTTCATGTAATTGCAGGGACCAATAAAGGTTATTGAAAATGAGGTATTCCACATTTTAATGAATTGTGCTTTTGCAGTGAGAAGAAGAAAGAGCAGGAGCGTGAGGAGCTGTGGCAGAAGCTGGACGAGCTCAGGGTGAAGGAAACGTCGGGCATGCTGAACAACACTCACAGCCTGCAGAACGCTCAGAACAATAACAACACAAGTGCCAAATGACACGGGATCCACAACACAGCCACGTCTGCTGGATGGGCAGCATCATTTTCTACTCTACTTTTTGAAACGTGTGAGAAATATCGAGAGAAAACCTCATcagtatgttaaaaaaatatatataaatatattataacgCCAATTTTTGGCAAGCTATAAATAAGAATCTGTGGACTTTTAAGAATATTTTTTGGGATGTTAGTGTGGCCACAGTAGATTTGTAACCTCGTCTAATCATTGATTTATTATGTCACTTGCAGAGTTATTTCACTGAGAAATGAGTTTTATTATCATTTATGAGGAgtgaggaaaaataaaatatgggAGTGGTGATGACCGGAgcatttttttattgtgctgcacaTAGGCAAATTAGTCAGCTATTTAAAGTAATGATTTTCCTGTTTTATGTGCTTTCCACACTGCTGCagaagtgtgtgggggggggggggggggggggggggggggggaggagaaaaGAATGGTAACATTTGTGCTGTTTCCTTGGATAAAACCAGAGGATCTTTGTCCCTCAAATCCCCCTGGGTGTCATTTCCTCTTGGGTGTTTATTTCCTTTCTAaagataaattttttttttttttgcaactgtaATCTATTTAAGACACATGGGACTTTAAATACAGCCATCAATTACCTATTTATAGTATTAATAAATATGAACTGTAGAAAATAATGGGCACagagtattttaatttccttatTAAAGTATTTTCAGAAAAGACATTGAGTAAATGAGAGCTAACAAGATATGAGCCATATTTTTCCACAGAAAATTAAGCACCTGGGTTTCATTTTTAGATGGATGGAGCAACATGGTGTAAAAGACTAAGAAGTTGACCACAGGAGggaaaatgtatgtttgtattcTAAATCTAGTTTTTTCTGATGCCTTTTGTCAGAGTACCATTCCAATGTCTGTTAACATAAAATTGTGTGGAAAACGGTTTTGTAATGAAAGACCTTCTTTGGGGTTTTGAACATCAGTAAATAAAGTCTACTTTATGTTTCTATTTTGAGCTGACCAAATGACTTGCCTTTTATGCTGTAATGCAGGGTTACCACAATTAGTTCAGCTGGGAGGAAGTAGcttcatatttcattttatttattaactgtCCCCTTGTCTTTTCATTGGTGTTTccaatcattcagagtggttcttattgcaattatttaaacattgttttattatttatggatttatttttgtaagtaaGGGAGGGGGCTGTcgtctgagttcaggagctgttcttcagttctagtgcCCGGTCATAGAGTTATGCAACATCATCTAGATCACGTTTTGATAAAGTTTCCTTTTGTCTTGATGGTGCCGACATTTATTAATATAGACACTCGGGCCAACCTTAACACAGATTTGTCAAAAAATTAAAGCACACAATATGAGagtaattgaaataaaataaaaaattcaacaCTGCTAACAACGTAGTAAGTTAAGGaaacagtaaattaaaaatgtaaatgttatgcTACTTAAAAAATGGTGGAAATGGCGTGCTGAGATAAGCCTGCCAGACTGATCTTTGTATGGCAAATGTACCCCTGCACCTTCAGGAAGGAAACCTAGAAAGAAAGCCTAAAGTAGTCTTGTCAGCACAGAGTCAACATAAGCTACATCTTGGCACGTGAGTTGAGGTGTGAGTCAGAGGTTGCACACGTCATGGAAGTCCATGTCAGTGCAGGAAACATGCCAATTCAGTACTGTTCTGATCTTGTTCCCTGTCAATCTACCTAGACCATTTAAGGATATTAAGTTGGGTATTTTGAATTTTGGCATTTAGCTTGTATTTGCCTTAAGTTTTCAGCATATTTATCAGTTGACCTCCCTACCTGTGATGCATAACTTGTCTTGTGTGGGAGATTTCACAGACACGAACTTGGTTTTAGCAGTCTTATTTCAAGATTTCCAGAACtgttacacagtaattaaagaagCTGAcacaaaaactgtttttaaagctgttttctccctctgctggtgaaaaCTGATGCAGCAATGTCTCACTTTCTTCAAAACACCACTAGAGCACACTTGCTCAAATTCTGTTTATTATGTATGACATCACACTTTTTTTtagtaatatgattttttttcatggttttgtttttatgttcagGCCCTGAGAGtgcatattttaattttaagaaaGACAAGAAAATCAGCTTTATTCTCAAGTTTACGGTTTTACTGTTGCCCCCATTAATTACAGGTTTCTTAAAGGTGGCACTGCATAACTACAGTACAGGACCAAGTGTGGTCAGTGTACTGAAACAGGacacaaatctctgtctgtcaCAATTCCGTAATAATTTAGTATTCCTGGGAGGCCACCCACAATAAACAGTCTGAGAGCTGTCCGACGTTTTTGGCTAATAACTCATACCTTAGCCTTGGAGAGCCTTgagagttaaacaaaacaaagactttTAAACAGACTGTACcctgatttaaatgtttttgtgctcattaaaagcattacatgtTTAAATACTTACACTATTTGTTTTGCTTCTACCAAAAAACTACTGCTTGTCCAACCTTCACCTCTATATAAAAAGACCCTTATTGGGCAGCTCAATGAACTACATAGGGCTCAAGACAGCCTCTATACAAGTACATTTAATGGCAACTACAGCTTCTTAAACTAATATGTGCCAAATGCCTGCTTTAATTCTGCCTTTTAAATACCCATTTGGCTCCTGGTGGGGAAACCAAATATCCTTTAATCCACCTCCACAGAAACTGTctgttgtgtatttttttgttcctgatttaagttacatgtttaaaaaacgACTATAGCTTGTGCAAAGTGATCTATTATACAAAGGTATTGTGTGATCAAATTGAATAGAAAATAATTGGATCAAACAAGATCCTTCCTTTACACTTAAGATTCAAGTATGAAAACATTCAGGatgtatatttagaaaaataaaaatgagtaaTAAAAAGGaatcaaatgttttaataaaaacagcccCTGTAGACCTACAAACTATTCCAGTGTCTTCTCCTGTTCCAGTTTTGAATTCCAAGATGAGATTAGTTTTAGTCTTGTGcgcatggggggtggggggggtgtcgGAGGTGGTCCCCTCTGAGTCAGAAGCTGCACACCTGATTTCTCAGGTGACCTGGTTCATTTCACGAGGATTACGTTTCAGGTGTCTCTTTCGAATTTTGATCATCCATTTCACGCTTAGTTTGGCGAAGTCTGCCGCTTTGAATAAAGCCAGGAAAACACCACAGAGGCTTGCAATAGTGTTCCAGGGGTTAGCTGTGATGATCTGTATGAAGAACACATTAGTTATTATGTGAGGTAGCACAGCactgtatacagtaaatatacagtgcctacagaaagtctacaccccctttcaaaattttcaccgtTTGTTGCCggatagcctggaattaaaatgcattaaaagttttttttttttcatttatctacacatcctaccccacaacttccaagtgaaaaaaatattctagaaatttgtagaaaattaattcaaaataaaaactgaaatagcttggctggataagtgtccaccccccttgtaatagcaatcctaaattagctcaggtgtaaccaattgccttcaaaatcacacacccaagttaagtggcctccacctgtgttaaattgtagtgattcacatgatttcaggatacattcagcagttcctgtaggttccctctgctgggtagtgcatttcaaagcaaagactcaaccatgagcaccaaggcactttcaaaagaactccaggacaaagttgttgaaagggaCAGatcgggatgggtataaaaaattatcaaaggccttgaatatcccttggagcacggtcaagacgattactAAGAAGTGGATGGTGTATGGCACCACcgagaccctgcctagatcagaccgtccctccgagcaagaaggagactgatcagagaggctaccaagaggccaatggcaactttgcaagagctacaggcttttatggccaagactggtcaaagtatgcatgtgacaacaatatcccaagcaaatctggcctgtattttactcaagaaagaccaccttgaatcccattttaaGTATGCACAAAAAcattcaggagattctgtagccatgtggcaaaaagttttgtggtctgacgaaactaaagttgaactttttggcctataTTCAAAGCGTTATgcttggcacaaacccaacacagcgcatcacccaaagaacaccatccctactgtgaagcatggtggtggcagcatcatgttatggggatgtttctcatcggcagggactggggcacttgtcaggatagaagggaaaatgaatggagcaaagtacagagaagtccttgaggaaaacctgctgccctctgcaagaaagctgaaactaggacggaagttcacctttgagcatgacaacgacccaaagcacacagccaaagctacactggagtggctaaggaacaaaaaggtaaatgtccttgagtggcccagtcagagccctgacctaaatccaatcgaaaatttgtggcatgacttgaagattgctgtccatcaacgctccccaaggaacttgatagagcttgaacagttttgtaaagaagaatgttcaaatattgccaaatctaggtgtgcaaagttggtagagacctatcccaacagactcgcAGCtgcaattgctgccaaaggtgcttccaccaagtattaactcaggggggtggagacttatccaattatgatcttttagttttgtttatttaatatatttttttctcaataaaaacgtttttccccttaacagtgtggagtatggtgtgtagattagttgaaaaaaaatcatcatttaaatgcatgaaactctgaggcactgacacaacaaaatgtgaaaaaaatttcaagggggtgtagactttctataggccaCTGTACATATTGCAAGTCtgaacattattttattacttattCCAAGAGCTCTTCAAACTACCCAGTTACACAGAGACATAGAACAACGTGCAGGAAACTATTGTGCAACTTGACATTTGGTAGAattaatttctttgtttttttctttatttaaattgcCATTGTATGTCTTATTGTTGGCTATCACTTGTAGGCAAAACCCCCATCTCATAGACCCTTGTCCTTAATTTTAGTCTGTCAAAAACTTCAgcagcaaaaaagtaatgccAATGGTTGTTCTTCCCTTGGCCTAGCTCAATGCTTGTCACAATCGTGGTGTGGATGTAATATGAGGTTGGGTATTCTCTATAGCCAGTCCATGTTGCTGTATCTTTATACTGGGTATCTTTAATATTAGAAAATGAAACCACTTGCATGTATGTATGTTGGTTTATTACAATCTTAAAACACAGGGACAAAAACTTACGTCCCGGACTTCCTGAATGAAAGGGTCCCGCCACTCAAATACAACGAAAAACAACTCGTTGCCCTTTTCTGAATCGGGTCTCTGGTCACTGTATTTCACAACACTGGACTGCAAACAAGAAACACAAAGTTTAAAAGGATTCAGGTTGTCCTTTGTCTGTCTAAACATTTTAGTCTTGCCATGTATGACTTGTTTTCCACATTGTGTCACCTATTCCTATTCaatcacaaaacaaatcacaactGGTTTACAATATTCTAGAATTATATCTGCTTGTGATTCAGATCCactgtcagaaaaaaacaaacattttttactTGGTAAACTGGTGttataaatgtttgtttatttaaatcttaaggttttttttttttttataactctgGTTTATAATTAACATTATAAACTTAAAATTCCTCATGAACTCCAATGAAAGAGATTGCATTGCATATCTTCAAAGAAGCCTAGACTGAGTTTCTGATGAGTCTCTATTGATCCAGCAGTGCAAACAGATCTAATATGTTGTTTCCTTGGCAGTGGGCTATTTCCTACAGAGCATTCTCAGGAAGAATggggttaaaaaaacaactaaacagaCTTAGCACATTTCTTAGTGTGGAATTTCCTTTTGCTCACAAGGGAttctgcaaaaagaaaaaggcagTGGGCTTGCAACGGAATTAAGGCACAAATGCTGACAAGCTGTAATGTAAAAACTGAACATTGCTGTGGAAGTCTGTAATAACATTCAGACAAGAAGACTCTTAATGAGGACCTACATACTTGGGCATTTGGTTTTCAGCATTTGGATGATCTGTTATAACTTTCAAATAATCTGTTTGAAAACATGTACATTGTTTATATGGGTGGCAACACTTTAGAATTTGAATAATACTGAGCAGTTTTAGAAAAAGCAattgttaaaatattattataagcTTGCTTATGATTTAATGCTTAATGCTGTtttataaaaacatacttttaaataagCTTAgtagtgttttaaaaatatatattatttgtcaATGTACATGTCCACATATTAGGCATTGCTAACAAATGATATCCAAATGATTTGAAGGGAAGGAATAGTGACATCAACTAGCAAGTCTACCTTAAATCCCATTTTGTGGCAATACCCTACCTATGTATCTAGTGTGATTGAACGAGGAAAAAAGCTTTAGTACAAGTAGAGAGTTATGGTAGTTCTTACCTCTTGTCTGAACTCCACAGATTCACCGCCATCTTTCTCTGATGTTTTTACTAAAGACATTTTTACCCATGTGCGGAATCCTCCAGAGAAGGTCCAGATAGAATAAGAGCTTTCAGTGTCTTTCATGAACTGGGCTTTATCAGGGCTGAAAGGGAAACTGCAATGTGAGTGTTAAGCACTTCATAGCTGTCCCCCACTTCCAAACTGCTACTAGTCAACCCTCTTGGGGGGCAGGGACCTGTAGCATCAATGTTTAAactcataaatacaaataaaaataaactgtatgtGAATTAAATCTATTCCTTTAAATATGGTGTTAAAAGAAAGTGTGGGTGGACAATCTTGCTTGGCTTTTTCTGAAAAGTGCCCATTCAAAAACAGGACATAAGCAAAGCAGGTAACTCTCTAAACCCCATATAAAAATAGTCACACCATTACCCAAATTAACATCATGTTCCCTTTCACAGGGAAAAGATCCCTTTCATAGTGCAAGGTTTTTCAATACTTTCTttcaattttaaatgcattttaatttaaacaaatattagaataaaataaaccTGGTTCAGTTTGTCGACTGTATATAAAGTGTGTTTTGGGGGTACTATTTTGTACATAGTATTAGAAAAGGAATGGTGCCAATTACATTTTTCTTTGGAATTGCCTCCATTATCTACTGTACAGGCAGATAACTGCAACTTATTTATCTTAGTGGCATGCGGAGAAGGTGCATTGGAAGATAAGTGTTGAAAATGACAacaggacattaaaaaaaaaaaactagaccaCTGAGGCACCTCCCTTGACGGTTAGTCCCAGGGCCATGTCTATTACAGTAAATGATCTTGTAAGCAATTTGTATAGCCTATATGGTAAATCTGGGGCCACAATGAGGTTTAATTGTATAACAAAAGTGATTCCTGGGTGACGATTTATTACATTCTTCCAGTTTCCTGTTCTGTGTGCTCTACTTCATCAAAAACCAGACCTTTGTTTACATATTGAGAACATTTTATAACAAATACCTAGTGATGACATTTTCAACAAGATCTCAACAGCcttcctaaatatttaaacactatACAACTGCATGGGACACACCACTTTCCTATAGGCAGCATAGAGTGCAAGGCTCCTATTAGGTACTGTGCTTCAGAGAGTTAAGTATTTGTTAGTATATGTTTCATCTCAAAACAGCTGCTGTGTTCTTTTTTACCTGTCAGAAAACTCCTGGTAAGAGAAGAAGAGCAGGTAGCCGATAGCGCTGAAATCCTGTTCGGTCTCGTTCTGATGGAACTGCAAGAAAATCAGCTCCCTCTTCCTCACATCAGTGGGCCCTTTCACAATCAGGGCCTGCTTCTGTAACCAGaaacagaggagacagagagggcAGAAGTTAGTACGTGCATTCACCTGGCTTGTACTGTAACATTAATTTACATTCCTGTACTGACCTATTAGGTATGCATTTTGAATACTATAGAGAAATTCATTTTTGACAGCACATTGCAGCGTACCAGCCAAAGTTGATTCCTAACTCCCAAGCAAAAACTACCTGGGAAGTGAATTACAGAAAACTAAAGAATTATCCCTTGGGCTAGTTTGTGCACATTGTATGGATTTATAGCTACCATAAATATGTATTATAGGAACTGGCTAACCCCTGTGCTATTGAAGGAACACAGAAACCCCCCTCAAGCAACAGAGGTATGTGTCCTCATAGCCCTTTTACCATGGTGTGATTGGTGTACGGGTCAGTGTAGTTGATTCGATCAGTCAGGCACTGGACCTCGCCCAGCTGTCCTGGGTTCACCAGAGGGGGAATGTGATCATGGTAATGGTGTTTGCAACTCAGGAGCTGAGCCTTGCCAGGATAAAGTGCAATCCCTGTGAGGAACCAATTTGAGAAATAGTTAACGGAGCAATGAACCCTACTGCCCTCTGAAAGCACTACATGTTCACTTTACAGCGAGGAACTAAACTTTCTGGGCATTCATTAACATGAAATCGGGGGTGGGGAAAGGAATCAGCTGTGCAATGGAACACAAACTTCTTGTCTGAATAAAATTGATACTTTTTGCCTTTTACTTTATTGGAAAACAGACTGCCAGACAATTGTtgagtttgtttgcattccccacAGGCACGTTCAGCTGGAGGGACACAAGCTGTATGCCCCTTGAAACCTGCTGGCCACTCAAGGGCTTTTGTACACATAATGTTCTTCAGAAAATATATCAGTATCTCTTCAAAGGTATTTTTGAAACTCTACACCCAGTTCACTTAAAAGTGCACATCTTTCCATTAGATTTCTCTACAGTATCAAAGATTAATGAAACCTTTAACTTTGACACATTTTCAGTATTAAACAAAACATCCATTAACTTCCAAA encodes:
- the LOC117402986 gene encoding serine/threonine-protein phosphatase 2A 56 kDa regulatory subunit alpha isoform isoform X2 translates to MLFDFMDSVIDLKSKEIKRATLNELVDFVSTNRGVLVEAAYPEIAAMISNNIFRTLPPSDNPDFDPEEDEPTLEASWPHIQLVYEFFLRFLENPDFQPSIAKRYIDQKFVLQLLELFDSEDPRERDFLKTVLHRIYGKFLGLRAFIRKQINNIFLRFIYETEHFNGVAELLEILGSIINGFALPLKAEHKQFLMKVLIPMHTAKGLALFHAQLAYCVVQFLEKDPTLTETVIRGLLKFWPKTCSQKEVMFLGEIEEILDVIEPTQFKKIQEPLFKQIAKCVSNPHFQVAERALYFWNNEYILSLIEENIDKILPIMFGSLYRISKEHWNPTIVALVYNVLKTLMELNGTLFDELTTSYKAERQREKKKEQEREELWQKLDELRVKETSGMLNNTHSLQNAQNNNNTSAK
- the pacc1 gene encoding proton-activated chloride channel, with protein sequence MAGAMIRKEISRSYQELNDETERDTQSGELQEDLDDLEPQDSNGSALPVVDDETGSNNPSMRFSKACLKNVFSVFLIFIYLLLMAVAVFLAYQTITDFREKLKHPVMSVRYKKVDRFEAPGIALYPGKAQLLSCKHHYHDHIPPLVNPGQLGEVQCLTDRINYTDPYTNHTMKQALIVKGPTDVRKRELIFLQFHQNETEQDFSAIGYLLFFSYQEFSDSPDKAQFMKDTESSYSIWTFSGGFRTWVKMSLVKTSEKDGGESVEFRQESSVVKYSDQRPDSEKGNELFFVVFEWRDPFIQEVRDIITANPWNTIASLCGVFLALFKAADFAKLSVKWMIKIRKRHLKRNPREMNQVT